The following proteins come from a genomic window of Rhodohalobacter sp. 614A:
- the rffA gene encoding dTDP-4-amino-4,6-dideoxygalactose transaminase — protein sequence MSLPFNKPYTGTEEEQALSEALRKGHLRGDGPYTKRVQEQMEEWLGVKHVLLTTSCTHALEMAVIVLGIGPGDEVIMPAFNFVSSANAVVLRGATPVFADIKPETMNIDPADIERKITNHTKAIIPVHYAGVSCDMDAIMNIAKKHNLFVIEDAAQGVDAFYEDKPLGSIGHIGCYSFHDTKNITCGEGGAFLTNDDEIAQKAEVIREKGTNRAAFMRGEIDKYTWVWEGSSYIPSDLLAAMLEAQLKKKDGIKQKRKELWELYRETLADCEKSGKIILPEIPAGRSSNYHIFYFFSRTKEEQDLLLTQFKKAEIPAAFHYVPLHSAPFAKEFLNTTNLPKTDEYSNRLIRLPLYPDLELTETFLQKIVDVIHSTISNR from the coding sequence ATGAGTCTGCCGTTTAATAAACCCTACACTGGAACCGAAGAAGAACAAGCTCTGAGCGAAGCGTTGAGAAAAGGCCACCTGAGAGGAGACGGACCATATACAAAGCGTGTACAAGAACAAATGGAAGAATGGCTTGGCGTGAAGCATGTACTGCTGACCACTTCTTGCACTCATGCGTTGGAAATGGCGGTTATTGTACTCGGGATTGGTCCGGGCGATGAAGTAATTATGCCCGCCTTCAATTTTGTATCTTCGGCAAATGCGGTTGTACTACGTGGTGCCACACCTGTTTTTGCTGATATCAAACCGGAGACGATGAATATCGATCCAGCGGATATTGAACGGAAAATAACCAATCACACAAAAGCCATTATTCCGGTTCATTATGCGGGTGTTAGCTGCGATATGGATGCTATCATGAATATTGCCAAAAAACATAATCTTTTTGTGATTGAAGATGCAGCACAAGGGGTTGATGCATTTTACGAAGATAAACCGCTGGGTTCTATCGGGCACATCGGCTGCTATAGCTTTCATGATACCAAAAATATCACCTGCGGCGAAGGAGGAGCTTTTTTGACCAATGATGATGAAATCGCCCAAAAAGCAGAAGTGATTCGGGAAAAAGGAACAAACCGGGCAGCATTTATGCGGGGTGAAATTGATAAATATACCTGGGTTTGGGAAGGAAGCAGTTACATCCCTTCAGACCTTCTTGCGGCAATGCTTGAAGCGCAATTGAAGAAAAAGGATGGGATCAAACAAAAACGAAAAGAGCTTTGGGAACTCTATAGAGAAACACTGGCGGATTGTGAAAAATCAGGAAAAATCATACTGCCTGAAATTCCGGCTGGCAGGAGTTCAAATTATCATATTTTCTATTTTTTCAGCCGGACTAAAGAAGAACAAGATCTGCTGCTAACACAATTTAAGAAAGCTGAAATTCCGGCCGCATTTCATTACGTGCCTTTGCATTCTGCTCCTTTTGCAAAAGAGTTTTTGAACACTACAAATTTACCAAAAACAGACGAATACAGTAATCGGCTCATTCGTCTTCCTCTTTATCCGGATCTTGAATTGACGGAGACTTTTCTTCAAAAAATTGTGGATGTTATCCATTCAACGATCTCAAACCGCTAA